Genomic DNA from Danio rerio strain Tuebingen ecotype United States chromosome 22, GRCz12tu, whole genome shotgun sequence:
CCGCCATTGCTATCGGGTTGTTTTGATTTTGCGCGGTTAATTTCTTGCAAGGAGAGCAATTGGATTGGACATCATTTTCAGGTAATTTTCAAACGTTCATATTTTAGCGAATTTTTTAGAGAgcctcaattttttttaatttaatatatttgtcgttttgataatttaaaattagtataaaataaaaaacctaaacattttaaatgcgaaaaaaataaataccagaTTAAAACGTTAAACAAAACGCTGTTTAGACATTATTGAAACCAGCCTAACCATGCAGGCTGGAAATCCTGTGTCCAGCTtaaatcaggctggttttagttggtcatttttcagcctgaccaggctggaaatggccaaacccctcttaaaccaggctggtcaacctgctaaaaccagccaaccagcttaggctggtttaagctgttttttcagcagtgatAAAAAaccccaaaatattttaaatgtgaaaaaaaatcttggaTATTAGATTAAAACATAAATACCCACTGCTTAAACATATTTGAAGATACCAATCGTTTTTGGATATTTGGTTTTATTTGTCAGACACTGTACATTGTGCATTGCTGTACATTTTTCACTAAGATAACAGGTATGTCCCAAATAATTTACAAAGATCTTTTACTTATTATAAatcttatattatatatatatataaatctttatAATATTTACAAATCAAAATAGAAAAAAGTGAACTCTAGAGAGATACTTTAATAAATGTACCCTAATTTTGCACATATTTTCATGAAATCAACTAGTTCATTAGTTTGATAGATTCACAGCAGATTACACCCCAGAGATGAGCATTTGGATGGCTGACTAAGATCTTCTGTGTCAGTCTGAGACGTTTGTGGGCTGTAGGTCTGCTCATACTCCTCCAGGATCTTCACAACATCCTTTTGCCCGAACTGCATGGCATCGTCTCGAGGAATATTTCCCCACCTGAATGACAGAGGTTAGTTTTAGATCTGATGGATTAGCTAAAGGtaagcaaataaagaaacaataatcggtaacactttattttaatggtccatttgagtattagtagactgtctgcttaatatctgctgatactgctccttgcCCAACAGTCTGctcataatctaatgagaattagtttgcatgtagatgcaatgtaacttatattcaacaaacagaccagcaaaataaagtgtgacccaataaTCTTTACCGGTCTTTCACAAAAGGGTTGACTTTGCAGGCCTGTATTAAAAATAGCACAACATCCACGTGACCTAAAACAGAGCAGACATGAAAGCCAAATTGGATTGAAGAATAAATAAACCACATAAATATGCTTCACGTTTACAGGAAAAAGTCTACCTTCAGCAGCAGCTACGTGAAGAGGTGTACGAGAGTCATAGTCCCTCAACTCCATATTCATTGATGACAGGGCAAACCTGATGGAGAAAACAGGAGACAagtaaataatgcacattttggtAGCAGTCAGAAACTGACAGTGAAAAAGTTGAGAGTGGCATAAAGTAACCTCCTCAGAGCTGAAACATCTCCACTGTGGGCCGCAAACATCAGATTCACCACCGACTTGTTCTACAAGAAGCagtatataatttgtttattactcaAGGCTTACAACTTatctaaaaatagcttaaaattaGGCATTTCACAGGCTTTTGGTGTTTATTATTGGAGTTTAGTTTCAAACTGTGTTAATGTGAaagctgtagtttactctgtcaTCACCAGACTGCCTGCGAGGGTCCTGTTTCTTTAGAAAATGCCTCAGATTGTCATAATTGTGGAAGTTGAACAAAGACACCAGTTCCTATTTAAAAGGAAAGTTatgttattacttttttataatcAAAACTATGGTGTGGAATTAAAAATTAGATAATAAACTAGCAGAGCAATGAATGAAACACCTGACAGAAGCGAATTCCACGGACACTGTTCCCGACTTTGTCCACAGGGGGCGACCAACACATGACACCCATCACATTTGGCACCACCAGAAGAACTGCACCCGACACACCAGATTTAGCAGGTAATCCAACCTGACATGTATTGAAATGTAACAATATACaagaagtgttattttaacaaattCTTAGTATTTTATTACACAAAAGGCAATCATATATTGTTTAGATATTCTTAGAAATCTAAGTATAGATTCATGTGTACATAttggaccctatcatacacccggcgcaataaggtgcaaaaCATGTATGGCGCGATTTGtggctattttcagaccagcgcaataGTAATTTTAATATTCTGCGCtaggttgtttaaatagcaaattcattgtTAAAGCAcattgttggcacattgctattttaaaaCTCAAACGGAATGTGCCAATAACCAAATGGTAGGCTGCTCGACCATCCAGatcagagcgtgttagttgtgacTATGCaggaattaaaggattaaaatgctaaaaaaaaatattattttctacataaatataaaaaacactgcctccatgctTTCTTCGCCTcgaggggctttttcagtttatccatgacagtttgcatttgtataatgtttttattattggcagtaatatttattatatgcaaatttatatttgctttaattaaaaaGAAGTTTACATCTGTCCATCTGTCGGGATTTGTttacgtatgcatcaccatatggagcATTAGAATTGGTGTTTGGATATAACCTGGGCCAAATGAAATCTGTGgacatgttttgctatttctttaatttctttaacttctctaatttttttttttaattatgtggaatgattttggcagAATCATaacaaacttaatatatgaaataaaaaataatacctttaaaacttttatgtaatatttgcaaatccaatttgatctacttttttggtaaacaaagtctcTCACATAATTTCTCTTATATCTTATATAAGTTTACCGTattatatatctactaaaagttTCCCAaggatgggttacggctggaagggcatccgctgcgtaaaaacttgctggataagttggcggttcattccgctgtggcgaccccagattaataaagggactaagccgacaaaaaaatgaatgaatgaatatctactAAAAGGCAgataatattactttacaaactgtattgtaaataaatctaaataaaatgtttatattactcAATAATATACTGaaatacaaaagtaaataaatagacttaattATGGGCAAAAAATCTGCGAAAATCTGCGAgtttctgtgcgcgcagattctaTGTGGGCCTAGATATaacttttgaccacacttcgttattgttcatttatatgtttattgaaattcaataatttaattaaaactgaatttagaaacagtttttaaacaaatctttgtgcttaacaaacaaaattaaatatgtaggctgatggatgtctcagtggagtgcgtacaatactgtttccttatccaaaagtaaaggagtaaagagtcaTAGTAAAGAGAAattaaagaggctgaatggagaagGCTCATTCTTTTTCCTTGCTCTGCAGGtggtttgtttaaatgttttcttaCTAGTGAAGCCTTCAGTTTTTGAGAagaagtctgccatgtaaatagcagatGTACCATGGCGCAACACAACTAACTCCTAAAGTGAATGGGAGAtgggactctgattggtttaatgcacattgtACTGAAAACACACCCATTACCCAATAAGAGAATaggctcaaccctgttagaccatgcgccgtggtgcagagcgtatttttccatccttaaaatagaaaCAGTGGGTTTCAGATACGCCCCTAATacttttgtgccatgcgctttagactttacgcctagatcgttaaaatagagcccaatatctTTGAGAGGTTTACCTAAtgcatataatttaataattatagtcATTCAGCCCTTTTCCTGGAGATCCACCttcttgaagagtttagatgcaactTTGATCAAACACATGCCTTTAATTACTAAGTGCTCATTCAGATCCTACTAAGTGGGTTTAgttgtgtttggtcagggttggagctgaactttgcagcaAGGTAGATCACCAAGAATAGGGTTGAGCACTCCTATCATATATTATCTATCTGAAACATGCTAGCATTAGCAATAATATGTACTAGCAGCTGCCTAGCAACACTGTAGACTTGTAGAATCATGTAAAAGCCACCCAGAGTACCCTAGAAATGACACAAAACACTCTAGCAACTGCACAATATCCTTGAAACTCCCTAGAATACACTAGCAACAGCCTAGTAATCATCTAGCATAGCCTGGCAAACATATAGAAAGACCCCATGCCTAGCAACATCAAAGCAAACATCCAGAATACCCAAGCTACCACCCTGGCAACTGGAGGAAACACTCTAGCAACTTCTTGAAAAACCTAAGCAACTGCCCAGCAACCAAATATTAAACATTGCCAACAAAATAAGCCAAAACAACCAATCAACCATCTATCAAAAAGTAGTATAATATGCAGTGTGACAGTCAGTTCAATTACTCACATGGAAAGCGAACTGTCCCGAGTAGTCGTACATCCCGCAGGAGTGCATGAGACTGAGTGTGTTTCGAACAGCTTCTGTGCTCAAAACTCTCTCTCCCGTGATTGGACAAATTCCACCATTCGCTAATGTGGCGGCCATTACGCTGCCCGACTCGCAGGTGACCTCTATGGCGCACAACTAGGAGGGACAGAATGTAAAGTCTTACTGGATTGTTAAGTCCAACAATGGACAAGCGAAAACTGGGCTTACCTGGAAATAAAAATCCAGCGCGTCGATCATTTCCACTCCATCAGGAAAACACTGTAAAGAAGATTGTCACagttgcatttgcatttaaaaaatctaattttgggCAAAAACAATGAgaatgttttcatccacctattttcataagcattttggattttttgtttgtgtgtaaaaaatgcttcatggagacaagatgtgcatacattttgaaaatgaacaatctaaaactgattttttttttttttacacaaaaggcAATCATATATTGTTttgaccagagatgcccaaactacaGCCCACGGACCAgaattggcccatggtaacctttgatttggcctgccatcccatctgagaagaaaggGAGAATGATGGGAAGGTTGGAGCACATGCCTTCAACAGAGATTGAAATTCCTgattttaatgtaacattttgtctgtttgtttaattgttgagcAACAAATGTTGTGcataaatcagattttaaaaaatgcaaatactgTTCCTTGAAGGATTATCGATGAGTAGGCCCACAGATTTCCGCagaattttagcccatcattgagtctctgtatttacttgtgtaaatgtgtgtaaatttatattcagtttttaaaataaatttcactaatattattgtgatataataaaagtaataattaaaatgttcatatgatttatttacaatacagtttgtaaagtaatattttttgtcttttagtagatatattatacgagagacttgctttgtttaccaaatacgtggatctaattgcatttgcattgtaaacattaaataaaagtttaaaaaatgtatcactttttatttcatattttaagcttttagttatgatactcctagcATCATTCTAAATATATCCACAGGTTTTTTATAAAATTCTCTGCAGAgatagcaaaaaatgtcctctgattccgtctggccctatctatgagcaaatcaaggcaatgGCAGGTGCAGCTTGACTTGTGTATTCAGCATTTAACACCATTGCgttataaattagattgtttatgttttttttattgtaagaagtataacatgtaaaaaaaaaaaaaaaaaaaaaaaaatatatatatatatatatatatatatatatatatatatatatatatatatatatatatatatatatatatatatatttattataaaatattaataaattaggtgattaccatggcaactttattgtaatattttggtaTATTTACTTTCAGGCCACCACTTTCAATGaagtttggtttttggtcctttattagaaaaagtttgggcacccccagtttaaacatttttagagtaggataaactttttatttgcgcatcttctgaaatgttgttttggtataAACTGCATTAGCCAAAGTTCCTCATTAAAGTGATTCTCTCTTATTAACTCTCAGAACTGACTTGAGTATCTATGCTCCCATAATAATCTCTTTACTAGTAATTTATTGTGTAAGAAAGAAGGCCCCCAGTGGTTTCCTCTAGCACAGTAAATTAATTTCTCTTTTTGAAATTTGGCttcagtttatcaggaagtgaacattttgactcactggatggaaacaatgtttttttgcaaatgttttatgtgatattccagttttgcacataattttaattagcatctttggatggaaacatagctattgtttcTTTAAGTaacctttttctcttttaggtagtATCCTATTGCATAGTTTCTGTCTCCTGTCTCCTTTTCTGACTGGAACCTGTTCAAACAAAATCAGATGAGTCAATAGTGAGTCAACAGGTGGAAACAAGCTTAGAATATCAAACTAATAAGACATACGTTGCGTTGCTGAAGCCCACGTACTCACTGCCTGTCATCTTCTTAACAAAGTCCATTACCTAAAATTGAGACCCAACAAAATCAGTGCAACTACCAAATTTGAAATAGCATCTGGTCTATTGAATGAAAAAGTtcacagacacatacactatTAAAATTTAAAGTACTGCGAAGAATCGTAAATGGGTTTTTATAAATTATGATGTAAATGAATAACAATTGATTCCCTCAACAATGTTTTAGCGGTATGAAGAACAATTTCACAATCTAAAGCAAATATTTTCAAGACAAAGAATCTTTTATTATGGAATTAAAGTGTCCCAAATAAAcagataatttttaaaaaaggtaaataacATTGACTTTATGATATAGCAAAAAGGTGGTGTGCACTACTTTTTTGGCTGTACAGATGAATAGGCCTTGTTCCAATTAAGTATAATTTTTGGTCCAATAAAGAACACATATAagttataaatgtaataaagGCAGGCTGGAATTTACCAGAGTTTTAGTTTTTGGCAAATCAATCTTTTGTAAAATGAAAAGAATCCTACTTACATAGTCAAACTTCTCTGCCTTGTTGACACCCTGCTTgccagaaagaaaaataaaagcaaaactttttttaattgtggGTGACTTGTGGATTCTAGCTAGTACTGTTGAACTCTGAAAAACCTAGAAAGCATCAATTTCACACATGCAGTATAAAGGCCACTTTTACTGGTCTGGATCTAGTCCAGTAATACTCATACAGTAGCTTCACAAGGTCAGGCTACACTGGCACTCCAGTCCATTTGCTTTGAGCTGGAATTCGGGTCAAAGTTTGGTGAGATTAAATGAACTCCTGGTCAAGCCAGCATGTCGATGTGTGTATCATGTGTTTGTTTTGGTACGTGAGTCTTGTTCTATTTGAACTCTTGGTTTTGATTACTCTGATGTTTACCTTGATAAGTGAACTGATGACAATCGCTCCAGCATTGACCATGGGATTGTGAGGTTTATCTAAAAACAGAAATTATTCacgttattttattcaacatgaGCTACTTAAAacatataacattatataaatatattatttctatCCATCTGGGTGAATTTTCTTCATCCACTGGTTCCCCAAGGGTCCATTTTGGGCCCTATGTTGTTTTCATTGTTCAAGTTGCCCATGCCATGGGTTATATTTTTAGAAAACACAAATTCTCTTTTCATTGCTATGCAGATGATGTTCAAATGTATCTACCCATCAAAACTAGTAACAAAGCCTCAGTCAAGTCTTTACTCAATAGTTTGAGAGATCCTAAAGAGTGGTTGGACTGTAAACTGTGAGGTACATACGTGAAAAGTATAAGATAAGCACAAAATTGCAAGTAGCTCTAAGTAAACATTTTTAGACTTGTTGgaaatgttaattaattttaaatgccAATTGCCTGTTTAGATTCTtccattttttaaagaataatatCAGAAATATGAAGTATTCAGACATTACAGCCTAGCAGAAAACAGCTAACTTTTCCATCCTCTTGGTTGTTTATATGATAACCCAATCTAATTTTCTCATCCACCTTCTTCATCAAGCGAGAGTTTGTTGAATTTGAATCCGCTGGGCTCTTTTCCCACATACTGATGCACATGCTCCGTCCCGTGTTCATGTACAGCGATGGCGTATTCCAGCGGCTTCACACATGACTGCAGGCAGAACGGCACTTTTGTATCTCCCACCGAGTGCCTGAAATCAAAGAGGGGATTTAAAACTTgaaattagagctgcacaatattcgAAAAATGGaacattgcaatatatttttattctgcgATAGGAATACAATTTACCTAGATGTGCTaaataactatttggaaagaatatttatcattttagattaaTTGGCATGATTCTGTAGAGGAGTGCATATCAATAAAATATAGGAAACACTCTACAAGCATTGACAAAttctataaagaaaaaaatactaattaaataaaaagtgtttgattgttgaataatcaaataataaaatgtaaaataatactgcatcatcttttgttttataaacaattaaattgttattaatttgtcaaagttacaaatGCCAAAACTCttaggcctgaatgcttttaaaaccctcacacagtcacaggcctcaaaaacacttgTAAAATGATCAACTATAAAATTTAGACTTAACATAGCGTATACGTATTGCGTATTGTAAATGATCACGTTGTGAaatcgatgctaaaacaatatattgtacagccctattcAGAATATTCGCAAATGTCTGGAGGCCGTGTTTCGTTTTATAAATTTACCTTTGTCCATCCACTGTGCACAATGAGACGCCCCAAAGATCAGGACTGAACTTGGTTAGATGGGGAATGTATTTCGcaacctaaaaaaaaactaaatgagtaCTATTCAATTAAGTACATAAAGTGAGGTAATAAAATACACATCTTACCTGTCCATCTTGTTGCAGTTTTGATGTGTAATAAATGTGATTGATGATGTCCACAAATGCCTCAAATTCAGGAATGATGAACTTTCGTCTGAAAGCGAGACTCAGGAGAACAATGTTGCCACTTGCACATCTGTATAACGTCGGAAACTTTTGCAACTTAgtcactatataaatacacttatttttgtaggaaatttgttttgttttaaaacacaatATACTCGCTTTTTGAATAGCTCGCGGTCCATCATGACCTCACCAGTCGAATCTCGGACAGCTCTGCGAATTTTTTCCATACAGTCTCGTAATCTTGGATCAGAAGTCAGCAATCCGGTGCTTTTCAAAGCCTGTAAGATACAGAAAATACTGTTCTTTCTCTTCATTGTTCACATTCATGATAActataccaataataataaaggttttaATACATTTAGACAAATTGCAGAATCCACACCACAGCTATAACAATAACGTAACAGTTTATAGCTCACAGAATGTTCTTTTTAAAGGTTTGTAGATTGTTACAATGTTCCCCAACTTCTTCACTTCGATATTATTAACACACAGTCAGTATCTTCCagcaaataaaattatacaagcACAATCATATAGTCTCAGAAATAAATGAGAGCTGTATCTGTGGGAATACATTTCAAAAGATTCACATTTGTTCCTTAATATTAGTTCCTAAaactttgaggtaccattatggaacaaatgtgtatcttttgcaaaggtaccaccccagagaCAGCTCTACTATTTTTATATCTGAGAGTGTATAGAGGaataaataagacttttgtcCATTAATGTGTAAAAATTATTAGATTTGGCAGGGTACCCAGTTTACTCGGCACCAAAGAACGATAACTTCAGCACAgtccaggcccgtagccagcctggtcaaaagggtgtttttttttttctccaaaagtgGGCCTTTTCgcagttatacgcctcattttcttttcaattatgaggtttaaatactgcattttagtgacattttaggcaCTATTTTTTTGGCTGAATCAGCTTATCGGATGGTCATCACAACcaaactttttgatgtaccaaaacaaattcctaaacaattagaataaagaaatatgaaaaactcttattttaaaaatataaatgtttaaaaatacaaatgctatgttaaaatacaattttattacacCATATCCTAAGAAAGAAATTaatctattgtcatttattaggcaaataacaaactggccagcacatttaacTTCACTTAGTCAAGAGTTTGGCAGTTTGAATAAGAAAAATTAAAGCATAATAATGTAGAGTTTCACGATTTTTCTAGGCTCTTgtgtaaaaaaagtacatttaaaaattcaaGGATAACAACAATATATAGCCAAATTACTACAAtaatcatgaataataataattccttacatttatatagcgcttttctgggcactcaaagcgctttacacaatggggggaatctcctcatccaccaccagtgtgcaacattgACCTGGATGACACAACAGTAGTCATTTGCACCAaaacgcacaccacacaccagctgattggtggagaggagacagagtgattaagccaattatgatatggggagggttaggaggccatgatggacagaggccagtgggcagatttggccctACTCTtcttcgaaggacatcctgggatttttaatgaccacagagagtcaggacctcggtttaacttctcatccaaaaacggcgctcactgagcagtatagagtccccgtcactatactggggcattaggatcaacacagaccgcaggttgggcgccctctgctggcctcactaacaccacttcctgcagcaacctagctttcccatgtggtttcccatccagTTACTgacttagcttcagtgggtgaccatgtgagagttgcagagagctagctgccagttatattaattttaatattaatttaaaattcaatttaattttaatatgggatgcttttggtgcttcacacctttttattcgTCTTTTTAGTTTCAAGAATAAGGATCAAGATTTCGAATAAAAGCTACCtgtaaatgttttctttatttaacaaGAATACAGTGGGTCAGgggtgaaagatgacttcacttgcATCAGATTGTATGtgttcttgcacagctggatgttggactcatgaaaaataattgtttgcatagGCCAAAActaattagctgaagtcacaacagccaacagaggattccacttggtcttaaagcctttttcgatgagttattttcacaatttatgatgaccTCATTCAAATGAtatgaagttgaagtcagaattattagcccctctgaattattagcccccctgtttattttttcccccaatttctgttaaacggagaacagattttattaatttaactagacaggttagcgtaattaggcaacttattgtataacgatggtttgttctgtagacaataaagaaatatatatagcttaaaggggctaataattttgaccctaaaatggatttaaaaaattaaaaactgcttttattctaaccaaaataaaacaaataagactttctccagaagaaaaaaatattttcagtcaTATTGTGAAagtttgcttgctctgttaaacataatttaggtaatatttataaaaaaaaagaaaacaaatcaaagggaggctaatacttctgacttaaactgtatgagACAAATTCTTGACTTTGTCAGAAAgtggtgggtctttcgaaccacccgaaaCCCCCCTGGCTAGGGGCCTGCAGTCTGTGTATAAAATAACCTGCAGGGAGCGTTCTAGGAAAATTATTTTTAGGTCGTGGAAATGATAACCTAAAAATAACCACGAGGGAATGTTATGTATAGGTTATTCAAAACAACAACcctgcaattaaacaaaaaataaaataaacctctaAAGAGTTTTCACATAAGGTTACGTGTTTGGTTCTAAAGAAAAAGTCATCAAATGGGAACGAAAAACTAATGTTAGGGGAATGTTACATTGTTGGAGATATTGTTGAAATCACTTCTAGAAGGATTATTTCTAGCTAATGAATGATAAATTCATTGACAgccatttaacatttaaatacaagaacacagaaacacagacaaTCAACCTGGTAACTATGCAagatttttttatctaaaaataaaaagctcaTTAGATGTCATGTAAACATAAGCATCTGtacatttatacattatattatatgttattagcCTGTCATTTGGTGGTCATGTGCTAGACCACCATCAAAACTTTCCTTACCAACAAATGCAGGCAAATTTCAGCAGAGAAAGGGGCATTTATTGACcttgaatatatttattacacaACCCCATGATGACTCAtgttatatgtgtgtttgtgtcaatGAAAAAACTCACAGCAGTGAAATGAGACACTGGAACTTTCTCCGCTCCTTCAGTTATAGTGTAGAAGAGCATGTCCTCCAGTCCAGAGAAGAGATCTTTATTCGTCATATTTCTGCTTTCATAAGATAAGTCCATACATGCTAGTCTCTTGTAACCTGTTTAAAGACAGTCTATACGCTAcatttttatgtatatgtatttttatccGGTATAAAAGTGACTCACGCTTTTGATTTAGGTTGATCTGCGGATGCCGCCTCAGTAAACTTGCTGATCACGTTAACCCGCGAAAATAAACTTAACGGCCCCCTGACTACATTCGGACTCCTCACGCTACTTTTTACGGCATCTTTCGACAGTAAACCAATAAGTCCAATATTGGGTAGTCGCAGGGTCCTTAAAGAAAACATATTACAGTATCTTATTCCTGTTGGAGCTAAAACGGTGATCTCTATGTAGTTCTCGTGGGTAATGAATAACGGTGTCCGCGTCCGGGTCTCGTGCGTCTGTTTGTACTGAGCCGCGTCGACAGGTGCGCGAGGGTCACTTTATCAGCGCTGACGTCGACTGATAGTTTACAGTCACACATTACTGAATAACTTACTCTATCAAAACAACAGGGGCTGCAGTGACCTCCTGGCTCCTGTCATgatgttgagttttttttaaagaggtttCCATGCTCTTTGCTGAATCTATTCACATATTAAACCCACATGGGAAAAAAAACTATAGTTATGGCTACCTTAATAGGCCTTCTTTCTGAActgtagtaaagtgtattataggCTACTGtatacaatatttacaaaccTTTGTTAATGAATCCTACATGAACGctttatatttataaatcatttgAATCTACTAGAAGCTCACTGACTTTGATTCTGGGGATTTTTGGCTTTGTTTGCATATAGATTATCTTGAAATACACATTTTAGTTACTTCACAACTGG
This window encodes:
- the gls2b gene encoding glutaminase 2b, which gives rise to MFSLRTLRLPNIGLIGLLSKDAVKSSVRSPNVVRGPLSLFSRVNVISKFTEAASADQPKSKANMTNKDLFSGLEDMLFYTITEGAEKVPVSHFTAALKSTGLLTSDPRLRDCMEKIRRAVRDSTGEVMMDRELFKKCASGNIVLLSLAFRRKFIIPEFEAFVDIINHIYYTSKLQQDGQVAKYIPHLTKFSPDLWGVSLCTVDGQRHSVGDTKVPFCLQSCVKPLEYAIAVHEHGTEHVHQYVGKEPSGFKFNKLSLDEEDKPHNPMVNAGAIVISSLIKGVNKAEKFDYVMDFVKKMTGSEYVGFSNATFQSEKETGDRNYAIGYYLKEKKCFPDGVEMIDALDFYFQLCAIEVTCESGSVMAATLANGGICPITGERVLSTEAVRNTLSLMHSCGMYDYSGQFAFHVGLPAKSGVSGAVLLVVPNVMGVMCWSPPVDKVGNSVRGIRFCQELVSLFNFHNYDNLRHFLKKQDPRRQSGDDRNKSVVNLMFAAHSGDVSALRRFALSSMNMELRDYDSRTPLHVAAAEGHVDVVLFLIQACKVNPFVKDRWGNIPRDDAMQFGQKDVVKILEEYEQTYSPQTSQTDTEDLSQPSKCSSLGCNLL